From Paenibacillus sp. PK3_47, the proteins below share one genomic window:
- a CDS encoding FAD-dependent oxidoreductase, protein MDLNSGRLPWESTLPEIPAYPVLQEDISCECLIVGAGMGGAMTAYKLSLSGLDTVMIDKRTVGGGSSHANTGLLQTANDKSLTSCIHTYGEQNGVLFYRMCQRAVRNILKLQDKLDINPHIVTRPSLLYASRPEDVPALRKEHHTLIAHGFDSEFWEADKIGANYAFTKPGAIYSREDAETNPFRTVHSLIHKAHAVGVRVYEHTKAVHFKFEDEGVICYTEGGRIFAKKVIFSMGYETQEMKKDRGADLINTYAIMTRPLKKMPKWHEQSLIWETARPYLYLRTTHDKRIVIGGKDEPLTDPQRREVRVLSRSQRLLEELEALFPELKGVEAEYAWGAVFGTTRDGLPFIGPHPDYPNCFFIEGYGGNGTVYSMIAAELVTDSLMGKLRPELELFSLTRSAKQVPTQAVEA, encoded by the coding sequence ATGGATTTAAACAGCGGGCGTCTGCCCTGGGAATCAACCTTGCCGGAGATCCCGGCTTACCCTGTGCTGCAGGAGGATATATCGTGTGAATGTCTGATCGTCGGCGCCGGAATGGGCGGAGCCATGACCGCTTACAAGCTGTCACTCAGCGGATTGGACACCGTAATGATTGATAAAAGAACGGTTGGCGGGGGAAGCTCCCATGCCAATACCGGTCTGCTGCAAACGGCTAACGATAAATCACTTACCTCCTGTATCCATACGTATGGTGAACAAAACGGAGTACTGTTCTACAGAATGTGCCAGAGGGCTGTCCGTAACATTCTCAAACTGCAGGACAAGCTGGATATTAATCCGCACATTGTGACCCGGCCCAGTCTCCTGTATGCAAGCCGTCCCGAGGACGTACCTGCTTTACGGAAAGAACATCACACCTTAATTGCCCACGGTTTTGATTCAGAATTTTGGGAAGCAGACAAGATCGGCGCTAATTATGCTTTTACCAAACCGGGGGCCATTTATTCCAGGGAAGATGCTGAAACCAACCCGTTCCGGACTGTACACAGCCTGATTCATAAAGCACATGCCGTCGGCGTACGGGTATATGAACACACGAAAGCCGTACATTTTAAATTTGAAGATGAAGGTGTAATCTGCTATACAGAAGGCGGACGTATATTTGCCAAAAAGGTTATTTTCTCTATGGGCTATGAGACCCAGGAGATGAAGAAGGACCGGGGAGCTGACCTGATTAATACATATGCCATTATGACCCGGCCCCTGAAGAAAATGCCCAAGTGGCATGAACAAAGCCTGATCTGGGAGACTGCCCGGCCATACTTATATCTGCGGACTACGCATGACAAGCGGATTGTTATCGGTGGAAAAGATGAGCCGCTGACGGATCCGCAGCGCCGTGAGGTCCGAGTGTTATCCCGGAGCCAGCGGCTGCTGGAGGAACTCGAAGCTTTATTTCCGGAGCTTAAAGGGGTGGAAGCGGAGTATGCCTGGGGCGCAGTCTTTGGTACAACACGGGACGGACTGCCCTTTATAGGACCTCATCCCGATTACCCGAACTGCTTTTTCATTGAAGGCTACGGCGGCAACGGGACGGTATACAGTATGATCGCAGCTGAGCTGGTCACCGACTCCCTTATGGGTAAACTGCGGCCTGAACTGGAGCTGTTCTCCCTGACACGGAGTGCCAAGCAGGTGCCGACACAGGCGGTTGAGGCATAG
- a CDS encoding spore coat protein, giving the protein MYAQNGSTFMADEDMLKTVLTDLRRTVREYTTAATESNCPVVRATFNELTMDTLRLQGELYGHMKQLNMYSAPGKALRQDVDKQIQSAQQAEQKCQQFVQQKTGGAAAYAKTGNVPLHQPNVHSSYYM; this is encoded by the coding sequence GTGTACGCACAAAACGGATCAACCTTTATGGCAGATGAGGATATGCTGAAAACGGTGCTGACGGATCTAAGGCGGACAGTGCGTGAATATACAACTGCCGCCACTGAGTCAAATTGTCCGGTTGTACGCGCTACGTTTAATGAACTGACTATGGATACGCTGCGCCTTCAGGGGGAGCTGTATGGCCATATGAAACAGCTGAACATGTACTCTGCGCCAGGCAAGGCTCTCCGCCAGGATGTGGATAAGCAGATCCAGTCCGCACAGCAGGCAGAGCAAAAATGCCAGCAATTCGTACAGCAAAAAACAGGCGGTGCTGCTGCATATGCAAAAACCGGAAATGTTCCGCTGCATCAGCCGAATGTGCATAGTTCTTACTATATGTAA
- a CDS encoding Lrp/AsnC family transcriptional regulator has product MKEMNELKRKVLELLKEDARSSTALMATMLGAEEDDIKAVIEQMEKDHVIVKYATVVNWDKVDDERVTALIEVQITPERGRGFEGIAERIYLYPQVKSVYLMSGAYDLLVEVEGRNLREVANFVSEKLSPIDSVLSTKTNFTLKKYKQDGIIFEDHEEDNRLMISP; this is encoded by the coding sequence ATGAAGGAAATGAACGAATTGAAGAGGAAAGTGCTGGAACTGCTCAAGGAGGACGCGCGAAGCTCAACGGCGCTGATGGCCACTATGCTTGGGGCGGAAGAAGATGATATCAAAGCGGTAATCGAGCAAATGGAGAAGGATCATGTCATCGTAAAATATGCTACAGTCGTGAACTGGGACAAAGTGGATGACGAACGGGTCACCGCACTGATCGAGGTGCAGATTACGCCGGAGCGCGGACGCGGTTTTGAAGGCATAGCCGAGCGGATTTACCTGTATCCGCAGGTGAAGTCAGTCTACCTGATGTCAGGGGCCTATGATCTCCTTGTAGAGGTGGAAGGGCGCAATTTGCGTGAGGTCGCCAACTTTGTTTCCGAGAAGCTGTCGCCGATCGATTCCGTGCTTTCAACCAAAACCAATTTTACGCTTAAAAAATACAAACAGGACGGTATCATCTTTGAAGACCATGAAGAGGACAACCGTCTGATGATATCTCCGTAA
- a CDS encoding aminotransferase class I/II-fold pyridoxal phosphate-dependent enzyme: protein MITNKHTHNGDTSKSMNSYLAPLVQQIQPSGIRKFFDLAAGSKDVISLGVGEPDFKTPWHVREACVYSLERGFTGYTSNAGMPELREGIAGYLQSRFAIEYNPANQIIATVGGSEAIDLALRALISPGDEILIPEPCYISYSPITAIGGGIPVGIETFGENNFKLTAEGLEAKITPRSKILILCYPSNPTGAIMSREDWEPIAKVVEKHDLIVISDEIYAELTYGSNHVSFASLPGMIDRTILVSGFSKAFAMTGWRMGYACGHPDLISAMLKIHQYTVMCAPSMGQVAALEALTNGMEEKDRMTDSYNQRRRLIVKGLRDAGLDCHEPQGAFYAFPSIRRTGLTSDEFAQRLLLEHKVAAVPGSVFGLGGEGYLRCSYATSVAQINEAIERIGAFVSQLERERS from the coding sequence ATGATCACGAACAAACACACACATAACGGGGATACAAGCAAGTCCATGAATTCATATCTGGCTCCGCTGGTGCAGCAGATTCAGCCTTCGGGGATCCGCAAGTTTTTTGATCTGGCTGCAGGCAGCAAGGATGTTATTTCGCTCGGGGTCGGCGAGCCGGACTTCAAGACACCATGGCACGTAAGAGAAGCCTGCGTGTATTCGCTGGAAAGAGGTTTTACAGGCTACACTTCGAACGCAGGGATGCCTGAGCTTCGGGAAGGCATCGCGGGCTATCTGCAAAGCCGGTTCGCGATCGAGTACAATCCTGCGAATCAGATTATCGCTACAGTGGGCGGCAGTGAGGCCATTGACCTTGCGCTTCGTGCATTAATCAGTCCCGGGGACGAGATTCTGATCCCGGAGCCGTGTTATATTTCATATTCGCCGATTACGGCCATTGGCGGGGGGATTCCGGTCGGTATTGAGACCTTCGGTGAGAACAATTTTAAGCTGACTGCCGAAGGGCTTGAAGCCAAAATTACACCGCGTTCCAAAATTCTGATTCTGTGCTATCCGAGCAATCCTACAGGTGCGATCATGAGCCGTGAGGACTGGGAGCCGATCGCCAAAGTGGTCGAGAAGCATGATCTCATCGTGATTTCCGATGAAATTTATGCCGAGCTGACCTATGGCAGCAATCATGTAAGCTTTGCATCCCTGCCCGGCATGATTGACCGGACCATTCTGGTCAGCGGCTTCTCCAAGGCGTTCGCCATGACAGGCTGGCGTATGGGCTATGCCTGCGGTCATCCGGATCTGATCTCGGCCATGCTGAAGATTCACCAGTACACTGTAATGTGTGCGCCTTCCATGGGCCAGGTGGCTGCTCTTGAGGCCTTGACCAACGGGATGGAAGAGAAGGACCGGATGACGGATTCCTATAACCAGCGCCGGCGCCTGATCGTCAAGGGACTGCGCGATGCAGGGCTTGACTGCCATGAACCGCAGGGTGCATTTTATGCATTTCCAAGCATCCGCCGTACAGGACTGACTTCTGACGAATTCGCCCAGCGGCTTCTGCTGGAGCATAAGGTTGCTGCCGTTCCGGGCAGTGTTTTCGGCTTGGGCGGAGAAGGCTATCTGCGCTGCTCGTATGCTACATCGGTAGCCCAGATTAATGAGGCGATTGAACGGATCGGGGCATTTGTCTCCCAGCTTGAACGTGAACGGTCTTAA
- a CDS encoding aspartyl-phosphate phosphatase Spo0E family protein, which yields MPSYGCESYPGSGNQPFKSDASIRNISLEDEIVILRSRMEQMFLQENSFTAANVIEISSLLDLKINEYMKKSSRKG from the coding sequence TTGCCTTCCTATGGGTGTGAATCTTATCCCGGAAGCGGGAACCAGCCTTTTAAGAGTGATGCTTCAATACGCAATATCTCTCTGGAAGATGAAATTGTGATCCTCCGCAGCCGGATGGAGCAAATGTTCCTGCAGGAGAATTCCTTCACCGCAGCTAACGTGATCGAAATCAGCAGTCTGCTTGATTTGAAGATCAATGAGTATATGAAGAAAAGCTCCCGCAAAGGATAA
- a CDS encoding cob(I)yrinic acid a,c-diamide adenosyltransferase: MAIYTRTGDTGETSVIGGRVGKDDVRVEAYGTIDELNSYVGQARSLMEDGRFADVREQLLEIQHELFDCGTDLAFVKLSESKYHVKSEMAQRLEGWIDQLQAENPPLERFILPGGSQLASVLHICRTVCRRAERRAVTLGRSADINPEAVIYLNRLSDYFFALARTANTRLGIADIEYVRGTKVFRD; this comes from the coding sequence ATGGCGATCTATACGCGTACAGGGGATACAGGAGAGACCTCGGTGATCGGAGGCCGGGTAGGCAAGGATGATGTCCGCGTCGAGGCTTACGGTACCATTGATGAGCTGAACAGCTATGTGGGACAGGCCCGCAGCCTCATGGAAGACGGGCGGTTCGCGGATGTGCGGGAGCAGCTGCTGGAGATTCAGCATGAGCTGTTTGACTGCGGTACCGATCTGGCTTTTGTGAAGCTGAGCGAGAGTAAATATCATGTAAAAAGCGAAATGGCCCAGCGTCTCGAAGGCTGGATTGACCAACTGCAGGCCGAAAACCCGCCGCTTGAGCGGTTCATTCTGCCGGGCGGCAGCCAGCTGGCCTCGGTGCTGCATATCTGCCGTACAGTATGCCGCAGAGCGGAACGGCGTGCCGTCACTTTGGGGCGGAGTGCGGATATTAATCCGGAGGCTGTGATTTATCTCAACCGGCTGTCCGACTATTTCTTTGCGCTGGCCCGCACAGCAAATACCCGGCTGGGCATTGCGGATATAGAATATGTGCGGGGCACAAAGGTGTTCAGAGACTGA